From the Bacillus sp. FJAT-22090 genome, the window TAATGCAAATTAAAGAAAAAGAAATGCAAATAGAGTTAATGAATACTTCTATAGAAAATCATTGGAATGTAAAGCAACTAGAAGAGCATGTGGAGCAAATATTAAATCCACCAAGTAAGGATATTAAAAAAACTCCTAAGCCTAAACGTAAGGCTATTAGTAAAGATGTTCGAATAGCATTGAATACGATTAAACACTCATTGTCTATGGTAACTAAAAGTGGTATTAGTATTAAAACAGAAGAAGAAGATACCGAAGAATTTTATCAAATTACAGTAAAAATACCTAAAAAGAAATCATAATATATTTATATTTTACTTAAACTCTCTCAACTAAATGTGAGAGTTTTTTTTTTGTAACAAGAATAACACCCAAATTTCATTGAAATTTGATAGAATGTAAATAGAGTAATATAAAACGAGAAGAAGAGGGTGCAAGAGTGGGAAGAATTATTGCAATAGCCAATCAAAAAGGTGGTGTAGGAAAGACTACTACATCCGTAAACTTAAGTGCCTGCCTTGCTTATTTAGGAAAAAAGGTATTACTTGTCGATATTGATCCACAAGGAAATGCTTCTAGTGGAGTTGGGGTAAACAAAGGCGATGTAAATCAGTGTATATATGATGTATTAATAGATGACGTTAGCGTTTTAGAGACAATACAGGAAACAAAAGTGGAAAATTTACATATTGTTCCCGCTACTATATCTTTGGCAGGTGCAGAAATAGAGCTCGTTTCAACTATTTCAAGGGAAGTAAGATTAAAAAGAGCCCTACAAGAGGTAAAAGACAAATATGAATATATCATCATTGATTGTCCACCATCATTAGGGTTATTAACGATTAATTCTCTAACTGCCTCCGATGCTATTATTATTCCTGTTCAATGTGAGTTTTACGCATTAGAAGGGTTAAGCCAACTTTTAAGTACGATTAGACTAGTACAGAAACACTTAAATAAAAACTTAGAAATAGATGGAGTTCTATTGACTATGTTTGATGCACGAACAAATTTAGGTATTCAAGTAATTGAAGAAGTTAAAAAATACTTCCAAGAGAAAGTATACAAGACGATCATACCTAGAAATGTTCGATTGAGTGAAGCACCAAGTCACGGAGAACCGATAATAATTTATGATCCAAAGTCTCGGGGAGCAGAAGTATACTTAGATTTAGCGAAGGAAGTGATTCGTAATGGCTAAAGCATTGGGTAAAGGACTAAATGCATTTTTTCCAGAGGAAGATTTGAAAGCTGAAAAAGTAGATAAAATTAGTTTAGATAAAATTAAACCTAACCCATATCAACCAAGAAAAATTTTTGATGAAGAAGCAATGAAAGATCTTTCTGAATCCATAAAAGAACATGGTGTATTACAGCCAATCATCTTACGTAAAAAAGGCTCAAAATATGAAATTGTCGTTGGGGAAAGAAGATTTCGAGCGTCTGAACTAGCTGGTCAAGATGAAATACCTGCTGTCATTCGTGAATTAAATGATCAGCAAATGATGGAAATAGCAATATTAGAAAATCTACAAAGAGAAGATTTAACACCTATAGAAGAGGCAGAAGCCTATCAAAACTTAATGGAAAACCTAAATTTAACGCAGGAACAGCTTGCTTTTAGATTAGGTAAAAGCCGTCCTCATATCGCTAATCACATCAGATTGTTATCACTTCCTGAAGAGGTAAGAAATGCAATTACAAATGGTGAACTATCTATGGGACACGGTAAGGCGCTATTAGGATTAAAAAAGAAAAAGAATATTCCTTTAATCATGTTAAAAACATTAAAAGAAAATTTAAATGTTAGACAATTAGAAGCACTCGTACAACGCTTAAATGAGAATGTTCCACGTGAAACAAAACCTACTGTAAAAAAGGATATCTTTACTATTGAAAAAGAATCAGAATTAAGAGAAATATTCGGAACTCCAGTCTCTATTGTTAAAAACAAAAACAAAGGTAAAATAGAGATTGAATTTTTTTCTGAGGATGATTTAGAAAGAATATTACAACTATTAGAAGATTAAATTCAACCTATTTCTAGTATCTAGAAATAGGTTGTGCTTTTAATAGATTAGCATTTTATATTTTTGAAGCTTCTCTGTTGTAATGTACAGATTTCCTAAAGGGGCGACGATTAGCCCTTTAGAGTCTATGTGCATTGTGCCTACAGCATCATTCTTCATATCATAAATTAGAAATAACAGAGTCATTATTAATAGACATTAAGCTCTTCCAATTCGAGAAGAAGGAATGAGGAAATAGATATGGTTTTACTAGGAACTATTGTTAATGCACTATTAATAATAGTGGGTGCAATAATAGGTAGGTTTTTAAGAAATATTCCTGAAAATATGAAGCAGACTGTAATGTATGCGATCGGGATAGCAGTAGTCGTTTTAGGGATTCAAATGGGCTTGGAGAGTACTAATTTTGTACTTATTATTATTTGTTTAGTATTCGGTGGAGTAATTGGAGAATGGATTGACATAGACAAATGGTTAAATAAATTAGGCAAATACATAGAACAAAAATTTGGGTCTAAAACTGCCGAGGGAGGCAGTATTGCACAAGGATTTGTTACTGGTACATTAATATTTGTCATCGGAGCAATGGGAGTACTTGGAGCATTAAATAGCGGACTTCAAAATGACCATGAATTGTTAATTAGTAAGGGAATAATAGATGGTTTTACATCTATTATACTTTCTGCAACACTAGGGATTGGTGTCTTACTCTCAGCCATTCCAGTAGCAGTATATCAAGGTGCAATTGCATTATTCGCTACTCAGATAACAAAATTAATTCCAGAAGCTGCACTTGAATTATTTATTCAAGAAATGACAGCAACTGGAGGGATAATGATTATAGCTATAGGATTAAATCTACTTGGATTAACAAAAATTAGAGTAGCAAATTTACTGCCTAGCTTAGTTATAGTTGCGATTGCTGTTACTTTTATTTATAATTTTTAAATTATATCTATGCCATGCGAGTAAAAGTGCGCGTGAAATAACTTTACCCATTTCAAATGTTATGTTTAGACGCGTGCTTTGTAGTACATTATATTCCATAAAGCCTCCAATATTTACGACTGCTTTAATGGAAATCTCACCGATAGGTGGTAATTCTTTTTTAACTGCTTTTCCTGGATATAAGGGACCTGGATGTACAATTATTTGACCGATGTTCCCTGAATTGCCAAGACAAGCATCAATGGCGATAATAAAAGGTTTCGATGGGGAATCAAGTAATTCTTGTGTTATTTCCTCAATATTTAAAGCGTGTAATGGATTGTCGAGTGTTCCAACAATCTGAAAAGGAAAAGAAGAAAGCTGTGTTAAGAAAGAGCCTGTCATTGGTCCGAGTGCATCTCCTGTTGAACGATCAGTTCCAATGCAACAAAAAACTAAGTTTGGATGTTCAAAAGGTATTTGATCTAAGAAAAAGTTGCTTAGTTTCCATACAACGCCTGTTTCTTTATAATTGATAGTAGATGATTCTTTTATCTCTGCTGCTTGAAAATTCATATAGAGACTCACTTTCTTTTTTAAAACAGTATATGTAAATAAGAAACTATTTATTCAGAAAGGTGACATAAAGAATAATATGAACACAGAAGTATCATACACATATTTAAAAAAATTAATATTAAATGAAGAAACTTGGATAAATCTTGGATTAATAGCTTTGAAAGTAATCTTTATATTGATTGCTTCAGCTATTGTGGTGAGAGTTGGGAAGAGGCTCCTTAAGAGAGTGTTTTCCGTAAGAGAAAGAAGTCCATTAGCATATTCTGAACGTAGACAAAATACTTTATTGAAGTTGCTTCAAAATATACTAGCTTATGCCGTTTATTTTACGGCAATCTTAGCAGTATTATCGACCTTTAATATTAATGTAGCAGGATTATTAGCGGGGGCAGGTATTCTTGGTCTAGCAGTAGGGTTTGGTGCACAGAGTTTAGTAAAAGACGTTATCACAGGTTTTTTTATAGTATTTGAAGATCAGTTTGCTGTTGGTGATCAAGTGATGATTGGGCAATCTACAGGGGTAGTGCTAGAAATTGGCCTAAGAACAACGAAAGTAAAAAGTTATACAGGAGAATTGCATATTATTCCAAATGGGAATATTTCAGAAGTTATCAATTACTCCATTTATAATTCATTAGCTTTAATAGATATTAGCATCTCTTACGAATCCGATATTCAATCAGTAGAAAATATGATTAGAGAATTCTTACAAGATTTACCTAGTAAATACGAGGAGCTGGTAAAGGTTCCAGATTTACTTGGAGTGCAGAATGTGGCAGCAACCGAAGTAATATTAAGAGTTGTTGCAGAAACTCTACCTAATCAACAACATGGAGTTGCAAGAAATATCCGTAGAGATATAAAGAATTACCTCGATGAAAAGGGGATTGAAATTCCTTATCCAAAAATGGTTTTATACCAAAGTAAAAAAGAGTAGGTGTTCAAATGGATAGTAAAAAATTTCAATTAAATGATATTGTCGAAATGAAAAAACAACATCCTTGTGGCACGAATGCGTGGAAAATCATTCGTATGGGGGCAGATATTCGTATAAAATGTGAAGGTTGTCAGCATAGTGTAATGATTCCACGAAAAGAATTTGAGAAAAAGATGAAAAAACTATTAGTGCAAGCTGATACGGAGTAAGGATAGACTTTTAGCGTTAAAATCAATATAATGAACAGGTTATATATAATTTTTGTTGGTTTAGAAAATAGAAGGGTTGTGACCATACATGGCATTAACTGCAGGAATCGTAGGATTACCGAACGTAGGAAAATCTACACTATTTAATGCAATAACAAAAGCAGGAGCACTTGCTGCAAACTATCCATTCGCTACAATTGATCCAAACGTAGGGATTGTTGAAGTTCCTGATGCTCGTTTAGATAAATTAACTGAATTAGTAGTACCAAAGAAAACTGTTCCAACGGCATTTGAATTTACAGATATTGCTGGAATTGTAGCTGGTGCAAGTAAAGGGGAAGGTCTTGGAAACAAGTTCTTAGCCCATATTAGAGAAGTAGATGCCATTTGCCAAGTAGTTCGTTGCTTCCAAGATGATAATATTACGCATGTTTCAGGAAAAGTAGACCCTATCGCGGATATTGAAGTTATTAATTTGGAATTAATTTTAGCAGACTTAGAAAGTGTTGATAAGCGTTTGGCACGAGTTGTTAAAATGGCGAAACAAAAAGATAAAGATGCAATGGTGGAAGAACCTATTTTAACACGTTTAAAAGAAGCTTTTGAAGAAGGAAAACCAGGTAGATCTGTTGATTTCACAGAAGAGGAACTTCGAGTTGTAAAGGGACTTCATCTATTAACGATAAAACCAATATTATACGTTGCCAATGTATCAGAAGACGATATTATGGCAGCAGATGAAAATGAATATGTACAAAAAGTGCGTGAATTTGCAGCAGAAGAAGGAGCACAAGTTATCGTTATTTGTGCAAAAATTGAAGAAGAAATGGCTGCTCTAGAGGATGATGAAAAATCTATGTTCCTAGAAGAGTTAGGTATTGAGGAATCTGGCTTAGATCAATTAATCAAAGCATCCTATTCACTTCTTGGCCTTGCTACATACTTCACTGCAGGTGTACAGGAAGTACGTGCTTGGACATTCCGTAAAGGTATGAAGGCTCCTCAATGTGCAGGAGTTATCCATTCGGATTTTGAAAAAGGGTTTATCCGTGCAGAAACAGTTGCTTACGATGATTTAGTTGCAACTGGCTCCATGGCATTAGCCAAAGAAGCAGGTAAGGTTCGTTTAGAAGGTAAAGAATATGTAGTACAAGATGGAGACGTAATGTTGTTCCGTTTTAACGTATAATATAAAACAGGTCAGCTAACATGCTGACCTGTTTTTTTCAATAAAAACTATGATAAATAGAGTTGTTGATTTCCGCTCCCGGCAGACGCTTTCCACGGACGGGGCCGAGCCGCTTCCTTCGCAAAGCTCAGTCCAGGGTCTCGTCTGTCCCGCTTTTCCCGCTGGAGTCGCCGCCTTCGCTCCAATCAATAATATATTGAGTAATTATATAATTATATAAAATAAGGCTCTACATAAAACAGATAATCACAAGGAATCAAAACTGAACGTGAACAGTTAGGGATTGATGATTGACCTGGTAAATACATAAAATGACAAAAGGTATCTAGATGTCAGCTTATTTACTGCTCTGATTTTTTGCTGTTTAATACGTATAACTTCGGCTCTGCAGGATCATCTTTTATAAGCAGATGAGCTGGATATTTTATTAATTCTTTATACATAGCAAAGTCTCCGGCAGCACCTGCAACTAACCATGCTCCTAATAAGACTAATCCTGGTGATTCTACCCAGTATCCGAGAACCATGGGAAGGACTCCTGTCATCCAAAAAGGAAGTAATAATGCTTTTTTCATTGCACTATTTACAATAGGTAAATTGGTTGTTGCATAGGCAATACCCAGTTTAAGATTGACGCCGTAATCCATACTGCTCCATGGGGCTTTCCCGAAAAACCAGAAACCAATTAAATGAAAACATTCATGGAAAACAATTAACAACGCATAACCTAAAAAAAATAATAGTAAATCTACAATTGAAAAATTTATGTTGAAGCCATCGTGTAACCAACTATAAATAACTAATCCTAAAATCGATAAGAGTACAGTTATTATCAGACTAAACCAAGCAACTTTTTTTAAATCGGTATCAATAATGGTTAAGATATCCTCTTTATTTTCCATGATCAACGCCTCCGAGTTAAATACACTATGGACTTTTTTACGTCCTTTCACTAACGTTAAAATAAATATACAGGAAATGTGAAAAGATTGGTAATGAATCTTGATATAAAAAATAATTTGTGTTACAATTCATTGATGTGAGTAATAACATTACTTGCTCCTTGTCGGCTGTAAGCAGTCGGCCAAAGACCATAGGGAGGTGTAAATAGATGAGAAAGTACGAATTAATGTACATTATTCAACCAACAATTGAAGAAGATGCGAAGAAAGCTTTAGTTGAGCGTTTCAACGAAATCTTAACTTCAAATGGTGCAGAAATCATCGAATCAAAAGAGTGGGGCAAACGCCGCTTAGCTTATGAAATCAATGACTTACGTGAAGGTTACTACCAAATCGTTAAAGCAAACGCTGATTCTCAAGCAATCGATGAATACACTCGTTTAGCTAACATCAATGAAGACATTATCCGTCACATTGCTGTTCGTATCGACGATAAATAATAAAATCGACTAACAAAAGCTGAGAGAGGGAGGTTGAACACTGATGATTAACCGTGTCGTTTTAGTTGGAAGACTAACAAAAGATCCGGAACTTCGCTATACACCAAGTGGTGTTGCAATGGCAAGATTTACACTAGCTGTAAATCGAACATTCTCCAACCAACAGGGTGAAAGAGAAGCTGATTTTATCAACTGTGTCGTTTGGAGAAAGCAAGCGGAAAACACAGCTAACTTCTTGAAAAAGGGAAGTTTAGCAGGTGTTGAAGGGCGTATTCAAACAGGCAGTTATGAAGGACAAGATGGTAAACGTGTTTATACTACTGATGTTGTTGCAGACAGCGTACAGTTTTTAGAACCACGTAATAGTAGTTCTGGAGACCGTAGCCAAGGCGGACAATCGTTTGGTGGTGGACAACAGCAAAATCCATATCCGACATATCAGCAAAACCAACCAATGAATCAGCAAAATTATACACGTGTAGACGAAGATCCATTTGCAAACAGTAGCGGGCCAATCGAAGTATCGGATGACGATCTACCGTTTTAAAAGGACTTCATACACTTTTACTTTAATCGAAAAGGAGGCAACCTATTATGGCACCACGTCGCGGAGGCAAAAGACGCCGTAAAGTTTGTTACTTCACAGCTAACAACATTACACACATTGATTATAAAGATGTAGATTTGTTGAAAAAATTCGTGTCAGAACGTGGAAAAATTCTTCCACGTCGTGTGACAGGAACTAGCGCGAAGTACCAACGTAAGTTAACAAGA encodes:
- the yyaC gene encoding spore protease YyaC, coding for MNFQAAEIKESSTINYKETGVVWKLSNFFLDQIPFEHPNLVFCCIGTDRSTGDALGPMTGSFLTQLSSFPFQIVGTLDNPLHALNIEEITQELLDSPSKPFIIAIDACLGNSGNIGQIIVHPGPLYPGKAVKKELPPIGEISIKAVVNIGGFMEYNVLQSTRLNITFEMGKVISRALLLAWHRYNLKIINKSNSNRNYN
- a CDS encoding DUF554 domain-containing protein, whose protein sequence is MVLLGTIVNALLIIVGAIIGRFLRNIPENMKQTVMYAIGIAVVVLGIQMGLESTNFVLIIICLVFGGVIGEWIDIDKWLNKLGKYIEQKFGSKTAEGGSIAQGFVTGTLIFVIGAMGVLGALNSGLQNDHELLISKGIIDGFTSIILSATLGIGVLLSAIPVAVYQGAIALFATQITKLIPEAALELFIQEMTATGGIMIIAIGLNLLGLTKIRVANLLPSLVIVAIAVTFIYNF
- the rpsR gene encoding 30S ribosomal protein S18 — translated: MMAPRRGGKRRRKVCYFTANNITHIDYKDVDLLKKFVSERGKILPRRVTGTSAKYQRKLTRAIKVSRIMALLPFTSEER
- the ssb gene encoding single-stranded DNA-binding protein, with translation MINRVVLVGRLTKDPELRYTPSGVAMARFTLAVNRTFSNQQGEREADFINCVVWRKQAENTANFLKKGSLAGVEGRIQTGSYEGQDGKRVYTTDVVADSVQFLEPRNSSSGDRSQGGQSFGGGQQQNPYPTYQQNQPMNQQNYTRVDEDPFANSSGPIEVSDDDLPF
- a CDS encoding DUF951 domain-containing protein — encoded protein: MDSKKFQLNDIVEMKKQHPCGTNAWKIIRMGADIRIKCEGCQHSVMIPRKEFEKKMKKLLVQADTE
- a CDS encoding ParA family protein produces the protein MGRIIAIANQKGGVGKTTTSVNLSACLAYLGKKVLLVDIDPQGNASSGVGVNKGDVNQCIYDVLIDDVSVLETIQETKVENLHIVPATISLAGAEIELVSTISREVRLKRALQEVKDKYEYIIIDCPPSLGLLTINSLTASDAIIIPVQCEFYALEGLSQLLSTIRLVQKHLNKNLEIDGVLLTMFDARTNLGIQVIEEVKKYFQEKVYKTIIPRNVRLSEAPSHGEPIIIYDPKSRGAEVYLDLAKEVIRNG
- a CDS encoding mechanosensitive ion channel family protein gives rise to the protein MNTEVSYTYLKKLILNEETWINLGLIALKVIFILIASAIVVRVGKRLLKRVFSVRERSPLAYSERRQNTLLKLLQNILAYAVYFTAILAVLSTFNINVAGLLAGAGILGLAVGFGAQSLVKDVITGFFIVFEDQFAVGDQVMIGQSTGVVLEIGLRTTKVKSYTGELHIIPNGNISEVINYSIYNSLALIDISISYESDIQSVENMIREFLQDLPSKYEELVKVPDLLGVQNVAATEVILRVVAETLPNQQHGVARNIRRDIKNYLDEKGIEIPYPKMVLYQSKKE
- a CDS encoding DUF3267 domain-containing protein, encoding MENKEDILTIIDTDLKKVAWFSLIITVLLSILGLVIYSWLHDGFNINFSIVDLLLFFLGYALLIVFHECFHLIGFWFFGKAPWSSMDYGVNLKLGIAYATTNLPIVNSAMKKALLLPFWMTGVLPMVLGYWVESPGLVLLGAWLVAGAAGDFAMYKELIKYPAHLLIKDDPAEPKLYVLNSKKSEQ
- the ychF gene encoding redox-regulated ATPase YchF, with the translated sequence MALTAGIVGLPNVGKSTLFNAITKAGALAANYPFATIDPNVGIVEVPDARLDKLTELVVPKKTVPTAFEFTDIAGIVAGASKGEGLGNKFLAHIREVDAICQVVRCFQDDNITHVSGKVDPIADIEVINLELILADLESVDKRLARVVKMAKQKDKDAMVEEPILTRLKEAFEEGKPGRSVDFTEEELRVVKGLHLLTIKPILYVANVSEDDIMAADENEYVQKVREFAAEEGAQVIVICAKIEEEMAALEDDEKSMFLEELGIEESGLDQLIKASYSLLGLATYFTAGVQEVRAWTFRKGMKAPQCAGVIHSDFEKGFIRAETVAYDDLVATGSMALAKEAGKVRLEGKEYVVQDGDVMLFRFNV
- a CDS encoding ParB/RepB/Spo0J family partition protein — encoded protein: MAKALGKGLNAFFPEEDLKAEKVDKISLDKIKPNPYQPRKIFDEEAMKDLSESIKEHGVLQPIILRKKGSKYEIVVGERRFRASELAGQDEIPAVIRELNDQQMMEIAILENLQREDLTPIEEAEAYQNLMENLNLTQEQLAFRLGKSRPHIANHIRLLSLPEEVRNAITNGELSMGHGKALLGLKKKKNIPLIMLKTLKENLNVRQLEALVQRLNENVPRETKPTVKKDIFTIEKESELREIFGTPVSIVKNKNKGKIEIEFFSEDDLERILQLLED
- the rpsF gene encoding 30S ribosomal protein S6 — its product is MRKYELMYIIQPTIEEDAKKALVERFNEILTSNGAEIIESKEWGKRRLAYEINDLREGYYQIVKANADSQAIDEYTRLANINEDIIRHIAVRIDDK